In Capsicum annuum cultivar UCD-10X-F1 chromosome 8, UCD10Xv1.1, whole genome shotgun sequence, the genomic window GCAAGATTCTTTGAGATCATAGTAGTGTTCGCACAAATGAGGAGGATGGTTTTGGACAAGAAAGGTATTCCCTTGAAGCGGCAAGATTCTTTGAGATCATAGTGTGTGATATTTGTATTCCTCTTCCTCCCCCCCccttgcttctctttcttttcaccCTGGTTCAGGAAGCCATTTTAACTTCAGCCACGCAATCCCCTCATTTGTTCTTCCTCCAAGAAGAGACCACACAACCAATTGTATTCTATTGGACTGTTTTTTGTTATATGTAGTGAGAGTAACAAGGAAGAGCTTTTCTTACCATCCCTATAGCCATGAAATTGTACTGCCTAAAGTTGATTACTCTTTGCCAGTTATTAATTTACTCCAGAGCAACGTGGTAGGAATAGAACTACAATTGTTTCTCGAAAACAAACTAGTTTTTCATCATTCAGCAGTCCTTTACTGTAAAGAATCACAAGAATGCAAGCAGCTCGACTTTAACACGAAGATGTAGACCCATCAGAATTGTCTTTGTATTAAATGGGAGACGTCGAAGtaagtttgaaaaaaaagttgACCTATTGAACCAAGCCAATAAAAAATAGAACCAAATCGATTCTAGCATCAAATCTACTATCATATCCAAACCTGCCTAGTTGTGCGTTTGCACATTTGttctactaatttttttttttttttttttcattgcgAAAGTTGAAAGGTTggtgcatgaaaaataatatttcccAATTCCATATTTCTAAAAATGAAATCCAGTATTACAAATTCTGAAATAGTATATGATGCCCAAATGAAAAATCTTGCCCTGTTTATCTCATACAAGCTATAGTCATCACCACTATTTATTTGCTAATGAAGTAAAAGTATGCGGCTGGTTTATGAAGTTCAATTGCAGCTATGTTACCCATGACATACAACTGAAATACATCCATAGATGTCATTCTCAACTTCTACAATCGGATTTTTTAAGAGACTTGCACATCCACGAACGAAACTAAACTCTAAAATAATCACTTAGGCAGTGATCCAGCTTTCTTGACTGCATTAAGAAGGTCCAAAAAGTAACAAGATGTTTGGTTCTGGGATATTCTGAGAAGCAACTCACTTTGGCTCCTCTGCTACGGAGAACAACCAAGATACTGTATTATCTGAGGTCTGAAGCCAAGTGTAGgcttcaaactttattttttctgtatttgCTTTAGCAACCCAGATAGAGAAGCACAGTGTGTTGACTTGTATTCACATTGCTCACAACAATATTTCAATGCTTCGATCACTTTTACACACCTATTAACACAGCAAAACAGGCAATAGTCAGTAGGAATATCCTACAGCAACTCTGTAATCGGGTTGAGCTAGTAGTAGCTTTCCAACTAGTCCTCGGGAATCTACAGGCTACTGCCTCTAGCTCACTGAATAAGCATGCTCGTAAAACATATATTGAACTTTAAAGAAGTACTAAGGGATGACATGTGCCTACGATCAATTAGCTAAAATTATAATACTGCATATGGAGACGGCACACCTAGAGGCTAGATGTAGAGCGCAGCTACAACTTAATTCCAAACTAGTTTAAGTAAAACCTTTGATACCTCTTCACAGCATCTTCCTAGAGAGTTTAAAGGTTTAATTCAACTAGACAAATGGCTATTCCCCTCTCTATGAGGAGGAGATATGAAAAATGCAATTTTTTCGTTAGTTaggtttttttcttctttcttatatGAAAGGGCATTGTATAGGTCTGAAACTTTCTTTATCAACTTTTGGATCCTGTGGTAACTAGAGGTCTTGCTCCATATCCAACTTTCTTGCACATACCCCCCCACATCAAGGATTCACAACCCTTGATAATGGctcaatataagaaaaaataaattcccaaacTAGTTAGGGTCGGGCAGTCAGCTCAGCTATTATATGAATCCTCAACATCTATTCTGCTCTAGTTGGACTCTTTTCAATTGAAATactcaataaaaagaaaaagaagaagcctTCTTCTGATAAATACATATGTTTACAAATACAGACCTGGAGTAATTGTCTAGACGTAGAGTAAtgttaagaattttttttcagtAGCATCATCAGGCTATGAATCAAGTAGAAATACATGTATTGTATTCGAACCCTCGATAAATTTATCCATATTGGTATAGAAGTAGAAACATAGTTAATTGAATTTCCAGAACTATAAAAGATAGGTCCAACATAGCCACTAGCCCATAACAACAAAAATactacagaaaaaaaaaaagaggaaagaaagagagggagagagagaccTTTGAGGAAGGAAATTGTTCTTGGAAAGACAAGCCTGAATATCGCAGGCCTGTTTCTTACACGGCTCTTTACTCGCTTGTGCCATTTCTTCCCCCTTTTCTCTTTCCGGGTTGTTTTCTATCTACTTTTCTAAATGGAAGCAGATACTAATGGGTATCAGATTCTtgatgtttgtttcaattttcaATGACTGCCATCATATGATATGTAAGGCTCTATTTGGGGCTCCGCTTGTTATCAAATTGGACGGCCCACTATTTCTTCGTGTCATTTACCCTTTTGGCCCATTTTCTGTCGGTCTTTCTCATTTCCGACGTCAAGACAAGTAGCTTTCTTGGTTGCTGAGATATAAATTGTATAAACAAACATAAATCCCGAAGATTGATGCCTAAagacaaaaattaataattaatccaTTTAGAAACATGTTTTTTTTTCCTGTCCATTCATACACTTTGGGGTCGATTAATTGGTAAAAGAGTTATTCTCGAATTATTAATTTCGAAATAGCTTACGATATCCCACTCTCAAGGAGAATAAGAAAAACAATACAATTCCGGGAGGACAAATCTCGAGATGAGTTATCCCATGCATTTTGTTCTAACCAAATCTGGGATAAGCTTCTCTTTTAAATTAATATCgggataaattatttttatcccttctaccaaacgaccccttaaattGGTGTTTAGTTGTTTGGGGAATCGAGAACACTATTTCcgggaaaatatatattttgagtttGTGTTCAGTTATAAATCACCAGAAGAACAGATTATGATAGAAGGCTATATTAATGGGAGGCTAATGgtgtttgttttaaaaaatattgaaagaatattaactctttttttttttgtgtgtgtgtgtgaacgGTTTTACCTAGAacacaaaagaaagaaattgcTTGTAAACTTCCAAAGGCCATATTCGTGTCCTATTACAATTGGGTTAGATCAAGTCACGCTAGAATATCAATTTACcgtcaaattatataaaatgtgtcTTTTCTGAGAGAAACTAAAAAGAGAATCACAATCACATAAATTGAGGCTAAAATGTTAAATCCATCAAAAATTTTCTTAGTAAGTTATTTCCAAATTTCAGCCGTCCTCTCTTTCCCAAGCTGTAATTGCACTAAGAGCAAGCATGTCACCTTCTAGGCGTTGACGAATAGTGTTACCCAAAACTTGTGCTATTGGGAGGTAGTAGGTGCCGAATACCAATAGAACAATTTACGTGTGCACAAGCTAGCCCAAAAATTACATTTACCCAAAAAAAGGTCTATTTAAATACCCCCATCGAAGTCCATGTCAATATAAATTGCTCATCATATATGCCTATCCGCGATTTTCCATTCACAGTCTAAAAAACTGAACCTACGTCATTGTAATTTAGCAGACGGAGGTGCATTACCTATAGCATGTGAGAGGCCTCTTCAACCCGCAACAAAGCACAACGCTGTCCGACTGCATAACCAAAACCTAAATAACCATTTTTCTAAGTTGTTTGAGTGTTTTGCGTATTAATCTCATTTGCATGCTATAGTTGAAGTAGCAATATAAACATTGCCAAGCATGCCAACTTGCAATAgacaaaagaaaatcaaataagAACTACAAGAATCAATCGAGAACTGCCAGTAATAAAGGAAAATCAGACCACTGCTACTTTGTTCAAAGCAGAACATTTTCCCCTGTTCCTATACTCATTGCGCTTGCCCTGTATTTagttaatttcatttttttatactcTTCCTGTCCTCTTCAATCATTCATCACCACTGCCCTTTTCTCGAACTTATTTCCCATTATTTAGATGTAATTCCCCTTATATGCCTCCCTTTAACTATCTTGGAATTTAGTTGCATGTATATGCACAACCACACCTAAGCAATGGGATGTGATCTCCCCTACACAGTTTGTCTGTGTTCAATCAGACCACATAACCACCCTATCCCTCGTACAGACACATATGGCTCCTTAAATGGTTCCTCTAGTGACGAAGATGGATTCCCTCCCCCCACCAATGCACATTAATGGCTTTGACAGAGGCATACATTGAAGCAAATTCCATTTCTTGTTTTTCCATCTACTGTTTCCTTGGAACTTATGTTTATTGCAACACCAAGTAAGCAAGCAAACTACAAAAGATGATCTACGAAGAACCTCCTTACTGATATGAAGTGACAAATAAGCTAGTCATGCACCCAAAGGTCAGTGCAAACTGAAATAGAGTTTGCAGCTCAAGAAGAACAATCACAGATTATTCGGGTACGTGATGAGACCTAAGATCCCTCAAGACTAACTTTCATTTAGTCTTCTTCGGTAGATGTCATCATTAGAACTTCTAACAGGTTCATCTCACTAAAATCCGAGTAACTATATAAACTTGTGTTGCGCCCATATTAACTGAATATGTTACGAGTCTCCTACCTCATAAAAGTGGTGGTTTTGCAGTGCAACCAAGATAGGTTTCATATTAAATTCTGCTCCATCATCATCAGAAGCAAAAAGTTATCAGCAGAACCAATAGTAGTCTCCGCTATCTTTTAAACTGTAAGTTAGGATGAATAGAACAAATTCCACGGCCTCACTATCACAAACTATAACACCAGCAAAATAATACAGGTGAATTAACTGTTTGACGATCaaaaatctttctttctttttcctgaTGATAAGTGAGAAGCACACAATCTGATCAAGTTCATGCGGGGATGCATAGTTGAGTAATAACTAACTCAAATCATAAGGTATCAAAAACTTCTTCTGAATTATAGTAAGTAGCTAAACACAATGGAAGCATTCAGATatgaaaaactcaaatgaaatcGACACACCAAAACCAAAAGTATTTTTTGACTATAGTTGATGATTTTAGTAGGTCAACATGGACTCAATTGTTACACAGTAAAACCAACACTCTGTAAACCATTTAAGCGCTCATATCTTGGATTGAGAATCAGTTCAAAACATCTATCAAATCAATAAGAACTGATAATGGTTCAGAATTCACAAATAAGGAAACATGtgattttttacaaaataaaggAAGCATACATCAAAGAACTTGCCCCAACACACCATAACAAAATGGTGTTGTAGAGAAGAAGCACAAATACTTGATTGAAACCTCCAGAGCTCTATTATACCACTCCAAGCGTCCTATCAAATTCTGGGGGGAATGTGTCCTAACAGCTACTTACGTCATAAATAGACTTCCCAGTCCAACACTACACGATAAAACACCTTTTGAGATATTGTATCACAAATTACCCACTTACTCACACCTTAGATTATTTGAATGTTTATGTTTTCATGTGGCTCTCAAGACACAAAAAGATAGGTTTGAACTAAGATCCATACCTCATGTATTTGTTGGTTATCCATTTAATACTAAAGGGTATAAGGTCCTAGACTTGAGCTCTGGGAAGATACGTATTTACAGAGATGTTGTGTTTCATGAGAGCATTTTTCCTTTTACATTAACATTTCCTGATTCTAGCCTCAATTCAGTCTTGAAAAAGCTTAGTCTAAATCCTCATCTATTGAATTCTAATCATATAGTGTTTTCAATAATAACCATGTGTTGAGAAGGGATATTGCCATTGATGTCACTTATGATTTTGATCTAAGGCCTCAAAGTAACCTTGACACCATATCTATTTCAGACACAAGAACTAAAAACACTATTGAGCCTTATGTCTCAGAACCAAGTGAGACACAAAATTTAATTGATACAACTCTACTTCCACATGTCCTGAATCTGTAAGCGCTGAGCACAATACAATACCACTTAGAAGATCAAGTAGAACGCTCACTCTGCCCTCTTATCTGAAAGGATACAACTACACACTACCTAATTACACATAACATACTTCAGTCACTTCTTTTTCTCCTAACAGTCAACAGTTATTGCAGTATGTTGCACATGATATTGAACCATCCTCATATGAGGAGGCAACCTTAAGCTCTGCATGGCAAGAAACCATGACTCAGGAGTTTGAGgctttatatgtaaaaaaaactCGGGACCTAGTACCGTTGTCTGTAGGTAAGAAAGCCATAGGATGCAAATGGGTATACAAAGTCAAGCACAAAGTTGATGGGTCTGTAGAAAGGTTGAAAGTTAGACTTGTAGTGAAGAGTTACACTCAACAAGCAGCGGTTGACATACATAAACATTCTCACCTGTGGTAAAGATGACCACAGTGAGAACCTTGATCAGTTTAGCAGTCAAGAAGGGTTGGAATATGTACCAGCTTGATGTAAATAATGCCTTCCTATATGGAGATCTTCACGAGGAAGTTTGCATGGGTGTTTCACAAGGTTTAGAAGTGAGTGGCAGTAGATTAGTATGCAGGTTGAGGGAGTCCTTGTATGGACTGAAGTAGGTTAGTAGGCAGTGGTATAAGAAGTTAGCCACTGCATTACAgtcaagggtttacatgcatttAAATAGTGACTACTCTTTGTTTTACAAGAAGAATGGGGCATGCAACCTGTTTGTTGcagtgtatgttgatgatataataTTAACTGGAATTGACACAAATGAGATAGATTCATTGAAAATATTCTTGCATAATCAGTTCAGAGTCAAAGACCTTGGCATGCTTCATTTCTTCCTAGGCTTAGAGATCCTCTACAAAGACAATGGGGTGGTAATTACACAACAAAAATTTGCTGCTGATCAAGGAGTTTGATTGCATGAGCTACAGCACAACTAATGCACCTCTTGATTGTAATCTGAAACTAAGTTCAAAAGAAGGAGTAGTGCTTGCAGATCCAACATACTACAGGAAACTCATAGGAAAATTGAATTTTCTCACTCATACTAGAATGGATATTGCTTACAGTGTTCAAAATCTCAGTCAATTCCTACAAACACCAAGAGAACCACATCTTAAGGTAGCATTTCATATTTTGAGATATCTAAAAGGTGATCTATCTCAAGGACTTTTCCTGTCCAAGAATAAAAATTGTAGAATGAGTGAATTTTGTGACTCAGACTGGGCTTCATGTCCTGACTCAAGAAAATCTATAAGTGGTTATATTGTACTCATGGGAGACAGTCCCATTGGGTAGAAATCAAAGAAACAGACTACTGTTTCATTGTCATCAGCTGAAGTAGAGTATAGAGCTATAAGGAAGGTTGTTGGGGAGTTGGTGTGGTTAGAAAGACTGATGAAGGAGTTGAATGAACCTTGTGCTCTGCCTATACAGGTATTCTGTGACAGCCAAGCAGCTATTCACATAGCAAGAAATTCAGTTTTTCATGAATGCACGAAGAACATTGAGGTGGATTGACACTTTGTTAGAGATAAACTACAAGAGGGGCTCATCACATTACAGCACATCTCCACAACTGAACAAATAGTTGATATACTGACCAAAACTCTGAGTGGACCTAAGCATTCTCAAGTTTTAAGCAAGTTGTCAGTAAATATATCACCTCCAACTTGAAGGGATGTTGAAATTAGCTGGTAACAATTAGCTTAGCT contains:
- the LOC107839895 gene encoding cx9C motif-containing protein 4 gives rise to the protein MAQASKEPCKKQACDIQACLSKNNFLPQRCVKVIEALKYCCEQCEYKSTHCASLSGLLKQIQKK